A section of the Prochlorococcus marinus XMU1402 genome encodes:
- a CDS encoding lysophospholipid acyltransferase family protein: MKNDIFQKLIYQLVSKLFVLPIYKFVFKGHLIGRDNIPQKDSFIMVSNHGSLLDPPLLGHALGRNISFMAKAELFDIPFLGFIIKACGAYPVKRGIADKNTIKTACKKLSNDNCIGIFIDGTRQKNGRVNKPKQGAALLAFKNQKLLLPVAIVNSHKLIRFKFFIPLFTKIVIKVAKPVQPPQSSSRDDLNSVTIQLQDQINNLIG, translated from the coding sequence ATGAAGAATGATATTTTTCAAAAATTAATCTATCAATTAGTTAGCAAGCTTTTTGTATTACCAATTTACAAATTTGTATTTAAAGGTCATTTAATAGGTAGAGACAACATTCCGCAAAAAGATTCTTTTATAATGGTTTCTAATCATGGTTCTTTACTTGATCCTCCTTTGTTAGGCCATGCCCTTGGACGTAATATATCTTTTATGGCTAAGGCAGAGCTTTTTGATATTCCTTTTCTTGGCTTTATTATCAAGGCTTGTGGAGCATATCCTGTAAAAAGAGGAATTGCTGATAAAAATACTATTAAAACAGCATGTAAAAAATTATCAAATGATAATTGTATTGGAATTTTTATTGATGGCACGCGTCAAAAAAATGGTCGAGTTAATAAGCCCAAACAAGGTGCAGCATTATTAGCTTTTAAAAATCAAAAATTATTATTGCCTGTTGCAATAGTTAATTCACATAAACTAATAAGATTTAAATTTTTTATTCCTTTATTTACAAAAATAGTTATTAAGGTGGCAAAACCTGTCCAACCTCCACAAAGTTCATCAAGAGATGATCTAAATTCTGTAACAATTCAACTTCAAGATCAAATTAATAATTTGATTGGATGA
- a CDS encoding molecular chaperone, which translates to MTNQLNQKENYITLVIHSTDNSFGFGYRKNNNLESDELFIKKFDNDLCNNLVHDLNKFISQEKLQKVNKVSVSLGPANFNASRLIVVLARTISQQINCPLDSFSSFEIMAKRIASKNNIFTKKQSFWIYKKLKRKGFIAGKYDICHNKKTSSDLVIRETVLPKVVKELESKELFFEAIYDDKKDLKELLDLSNKGLLNTNVNSWQKVLPLYPISPIN; encoded by the coding sequence ATGACAAATCAACTCAACCAAAAAGAAAATTACATTACATTAGTGATTCATAGCACAGACAATTCTTTTGGCTTTGGGTATAGAAAAAATAATAACCTTGAATCTGATGAATTATTTATCAAGAAATTTGATAATGACCTTTGCAACAATTTAGTTCATGATCTTAACAAATTCATTTCTCAAGAAAAATTACAAAAAGTAAATAAGGTATCTGTCAGCCTAGGGCCAGCAAATTTTAATGCTTCACGACTTATTGTAGTTTTAGCAAGAACTATCTCACAACAAATAAATTGTCCTCTAGACAGTTTTAGTTCATTTGAAATAATGGCAAAAAGAATTGCATCAAAAAATAATATCTTTACAAAAAAACAATCATTCTGGATTTACAAAAAATTAAAACGAAAGGGTTTTATTGCAGGTAAATATGATATTTGTCATAACAAAAAAACCTCCTCCGATCTAGTCATTCGAGAAACTGTTTTACCAAAAGTTGTTAAAGAGCTTGAAAGTAAAGAACTGTTTTTTGAGGCTATTTATGATGATAAAAAAGATTTAAAAGAACTATTAGATTTATCAAATAAAGGTTTATTAAATACAAATGTAAATTCTTGGCAAAAAGTTTTACCGCTTTACCCTATTTCTCCTATTAACTAA
- a CDS encoding Ycf34 family protein: MCICINCKWVDRCITYHDVENNHGVDHICDLPDFKAKKPFIHVNIFKDNNGDYKTDWDVQSCESFENEFGKWSKCNPGMELPA; this comes from the coding sequence ATGTGCATTTGCATCAACTGTAAATGGGTTGATAGATGTATCACATATCATGATGTTGAGAATAATCATGGTGTTGATCATATTTGTGATCTACCTGATTTTAAAGCAAAAAAACCATTCATTCATGTCAATATTTTCAAAGATAATAATGGTGATTATAAAACTGATTGGGATGTTCAATCTTGTGAAAGTTTTGAGAACGAATTTGGAAAATGGTCTAAGTGTAATCCAGGCATGGAATTACCTGCTTAA
- a CDS encoding CCA tRNA nucleotidyltransferase codes for MKRSIPNDHTLIIDELETSIKLHNLNSILGFLPKGSYLVGGYIRDIILGRDNEEVDVDIVVPSNAIEIGKKIAENIGSKFIILDEKREVIRIILNHIYIDIANQVSSTIEGDLCSRDFSINSIAFLFDKRCLFDPLNGIKDIEDSILRTNSEINLLNDPLRILRCFRFVSEFNFKIDLNLITFIKKNKGKLFLVAEERINYEIQKIVHGANALYAAILIRKINIFGPANLYENSFFLDLKKINYEELNQEEKNNFLPLFFISQILNVEYLEKLKFSKAEIKKIKLLRKWHLFLKNKNINQLNEIDRFKLHQELEMFLPSFIFYLPQNLHFDWLNRWRNKEDKLFHPSNLINGDVIKKNLKIDNGPILGELLEYLSKELAFKRLNNFDEAIYKAKQWIEQNAPKCD; via the coding sequence ATGAAAAGAAGCATTCCCAATGATCATACACTAATAATTGATGAATTAGAAACAAGTATAAAATTACATAATTTGAATTCTATATTAGGTTTTTTACCTAAAGGATCATATTTGGTAGGTGGATACATAAGGGATATTATTTTGGGAAGAGATAATGAAGAGGTAGATGTTGATATTGTGGTACCTTCAAATGCAATTGAAATTGGGAAAAAGATTGCAGAAAATATTGGATCAAAATTTATAATTTTAGATGAAAAAAGAGAAGTAATTAGAATTATTCTTAATCATATATATATAGATATTGCTAATCAGGTTTCATCTACGATTGAAGGAGATTTGTGCTCTAGGGACTTTTCGATTAATTCAATTGCTTTTTTATTTGATAAGAGGTGTTTATTTGATCCATTAAATGGCATTAAAGATATAGAGGATTCTATACTAAGAACAAATTCTGAAATAAATTTATTAAATGATCCTTTACGAATATTAAGATGTTTTCGATTTGTTTCAGAATTCAATTTTAAAATTGATCTTAATTTAATTACGTTTATTAAAAAAAATAAAGGGAAATTATTTCTTGTTGCTGAAGAGAGGATTAATTATGAAATACAGAAAATAGTACATGGGGCAAATGCTCTTTATGCGGCTATTTTGATAAGAAAAATTAATATATTTGGCCCTGCAAATTTATATGAAAATTCTTTTTTTTTGGATTTAAAGAAAATTAATTATGAAGAACTGAATCAGGAAGAAAAAAACAATTTTTTACCATTATTTTTTATTTCCCAAATTTTAAATGTTGAATATCTAGAGAAACTTAAATTTAGTAAAGCTGAGATAAAAAAAATAAAGTTACTTCGAAAATGGCACCTTTTTTTGAAGAACAAAAATATCAATCAGTTAAATGAAATAGATAGATTTAAATTACATCAAGAATTAGAAATGTTTCTTCCATCTTTTATTTTTTATTTACCTCAAAATCTGCACTTCGATTGGCTAAACAGATGGCGTAATAAAGAAGATAAATTATTTCATCCCTCAAATTTAATTAATGGTGATGTAATTAAAAAAAATTTGAAAATAGATAATGGTCCTATCTTAGGAGAGCTTTTAGAGTATCTTTCAAAGGAGCTTGCATTTAAAAGATTAAATAATTTTGATGAAGCTATTTATAAAGCAAAGCAATGGATTGAACAAAATGCGCCAAAATGTGATTAA
- a CDS encoding RNA recognition motif domain-containing protein: MSIRIYIGNLPQGFNSKEFDTLLKSISDSIRFKAVLDKETKECRGFGFATANNEENANLLIQKLNGFEFNGSKLRVELSEKKDSASNKRNSGNLNKNKKRKDFKKIVHSDAPNLEAPDPRWAGELSKLKDLLANQKTPA, encoded by the coding sequence ATGAGTATTCGTATTTACATTGGCAACTTACCACAAGGATTTAATTCAAAAGAATTTGATACACTTTTGAAATCAATTTCTGATTCGATTAGATTTAAAGCAGTTTTAGATAAGGAAACTAAGGAATGCAGAGGGTTTGGTTTCGCAACAGCAAATAATGAAGAGAATGCTAATTTATTAATTCAAAAATTAAATGGTTTTGAATTTAATGGTTCCAAACTAAGAGTCGAATTATCAGAAAAGAAAGATTCTGCATCAAATAAAAGAAATAGCGGAAACTTAAACAAGAATAAGAAGAGGAAAGATTTCAAGAAAATTGTGCATAGTGATGCACCTAATCTTGAGGCTCCCGATCCAAGATGGGCTGGAGAACTATCCAAATTAAAAGATTTGTTGGCTAATCAAAAGACGCCTGCTTAA